The proteins below come from a single Nitrospiraceae bacterium genomic window:
- a CDS encoding isoprenylcysteine carboxylmethyltransferase family protein — protein MKRITFFIYGTLCYVFFLGIFLYAVGFLGNFGVHNTIDGQAQVSVWQALTINTLLLGLFAIQHSVMARQGFKRWWTQYIPKPIERSTYVLCTNIALALLFYAWQPMGGEIWHIQDTIGRGLLYSLFAAGWGLILMATLLINHFDLFGMRQVWLYLRKQEYTPLPFKTPALYQQVRHPLYVGWLLVFWATPTMTVAHLVFAMTTTIYILMAIQWEERDLVTFHGEAYKDYQQRVPMLIPRFFRGNHMGKPQAARTLSA, from the coding sequence ATGAAACGAATCACGTTCTTCATTTATGGCACTCTGTGCTACGTGTTCTTTCTGGGCATCTTTTTATATGCCGTGGGCTTTCTGGGTAACTTTGGTGTCCACAACACCATCGATGGTCAAGCCCAGGTTTCAGTCTGGCAGGCATTGACTATCAATACGCTCCTGTTGGGTCTTTTTGCCATCCAACATAGCGTGATGGCCCGGCAGGGCTTTAAACGGTGGTGGACGCAATATATTCCCAAACCCATTGAGCGCAGCACCTATGTGCTCTGCACCAACATTGCACTGGCTCTTCTGTTTTATGCCTGGCAACCCATGGGAGGCGAGATTTGGCACATTCAAGATACAATCGGGCGGGGCCTGCTCTATAGCCTTTTTGCGGCAGGTTGGGGATTGATCCTCATGGCCACTCTCCTCATCAATCATTTTGATTTGTTCGGCATGCGGCAGGTCTGGCTCTATTTGCGAAAACAGGAGTATACCCCATTACCATTCAAGACCCCCGCCCTGTATCAGCAGGTACGGCATCCTCTGTATGTCGGTTGGCTCTTGGTCTTCTGGGCTACCCCAACGATGACGGTTGCCCATCTTGTCTTTGCGATGACGACAACCATCTATATCCTAATGGCCATTCAATGGGAAGAAAGAGATTTGGTGACTTTCCATGGGGAAGCGTATAAAGACTATCAACAACGGGTACCCATGCTCATTCCCCGTTTTTTCAGAGGGAACCACATGGGTAAACCACAAGCCGCAAGGACATTGTCTGCATGA
- a CDS encoding cupin domain-containing protein yields MELSQNLFANIPEHVDHELTSEVLRSRSVRIERIVSRGQSSPPDFWYDQAEHEWVVVLAGKATLKIEGQPERMLGPGDALHLPAHTRHRVEWTDPQQDTIWLAVLWKP; encoded by the coding sequence ATGGAACTATCTCAAAATCTCTTCGCCAATATTCCTGAACATGTTGACCACGAATTGACGAGTGAGGTCTTGAGGAGTCGTTCTGTAAGAATTGAACGCATCGTGTCGCGGGGCCAGTCCTCTCCACCAGATTTCTGGTATGACCAGGCAGAGCATGAATGGGTTGTAGTGCTGGCAGGAAAGGCGACACTCAAGATTGAAGGACAACCTGAAAGGATGCTTGGACCTGGAGATGCCCTTCATCTTCCAGCGCATACCAGACATCGGGTGGAATGGACCGACCCCCAACAAGACACGATCTGGCTCGCAGTGCTTTGGAAGCCATGA
- the pal gene encoding peptidoglycan-associated lipoprotein Pal, which produces MDSSAQQASGVPEVIEKKTEALLKSLGDIYFDYDRFSIRADAISVLQKNAQTLASGLANNKIVIEGHCDQRGTESYNMVLGERRANAVREYLVDLGVPSENLQVVSYGKEKPFCTDQNEECWQENRRGHFVVQ; this is translated from the coding sequence CTGAAGTCATTGAAAAGAAGACGGAAGCTTTGCTCAAATCGTTGGGAGATATTTATTTCGATTATGACCGATTTTCTATTCGGGCGGATGCGATCTCTGTTCTGCAGAAAAATGCCCAAACACTGGCTTCCGGCTTGGCGAATAATAAGATTGTGATCGAAGGACATTGTGATCAGCGTGGCACGGAAAGTTATAATATGGTGCTTGGCGAGCGACGGGCAAATGCGGTGAGGGAATATTTAGTTGATTTGGGCGTCCCCAGTGAAAATCTGCAGGTTGTGAGTTATGGAAAAGAGAAGCCGTTTTGCACCGATCAGAATGAAGAGTGCTGGCAGGAAAACCGACGTGGTCATTTTGTCGTGCAGTAA